One Spirochaetota bacterium genomic window, GCCTTCCGCTTCCGTGCACCGTTGAATAAAAGCTTTCCCGTGCCGGGGCTGTCCCGGTACAGAGATATGATCCCGTCTCCATGCTGCCTCCGACGATGACCGGCTGGCCGTACGGCATGTAGCGTTCGGGCACCCCCTTCATGCCGGGAGCGAAGGCGCGCGTGGCGCCTTTGCGATGCACCAGGAGCTTTAGCGTTTTACCCTCCATCTCATGGTTTTCGAGCTTGGCGGTATTGTGGCATACATCGTAGATGAGCCGCAGCCCGAGCTCGCGCGGGCTCTTATTGAAATGATCGGCAAATACCTCCCGCACACGGTGCATGATGAGCTGGCGGTTGAGAAAGGCGATGTTGATGGCGCAGTTCATGGCCCCGAAGTACGCTTGCCCCTCGTCGGAATGAAGCGGCGCACAGGCCAGTTCGCGGTCGGGCAGACTTATCCCGTAGCGCTGCTGTACAGAAAGAAAACGCTGGAGATAATCCGTGGCGATCTGGTGCCCTGTGGCACGGCTGCCCGAGTGTATCATCACCAGTATCTGGTCGTCGCGGTCGACGCCGAACGCCCGCGCTGTTTTCTCGTCGTGTATGCCCGCCTTCTTCGCGACCTGTATCTCGAGAAAATGGTTGCCCGATCCCAGGGTGCCGGTCTGGTTTTTTCCGCGCTCGCGGGCCTTCTGCGACACCGCCTGCGGGTCGGCGCCGTCCATGCAGCCGTTTTCCTCGCAGTATTCCAGGTCCTCCTGATCGCCATACCCGTTCTGCACGGCCCAGCGCGCCCCTTTTACCATGGCCTCGTCGAGCTTCGATCCCTTCAGCACGATCTCCCCGGCGGCGCCGACGCCCGACGGCACGCGCGCGAAGAGCCGGTCCACGAGCGGCTGGATGTGCTCCCTCACCTCGCCAAGCGTAAGCGAGGTGGCCATAAGGCGAATGCCGCAGTTGATATCGAACCCTATGCCCCCCGGCGAGATGACACCGCCATCCTCGGGATCGATAGCCGCGACTCCGCCGACCGGGAAGCCGTAGCCGGAATGGCCGTCGGGCATGCAGAGCGCGTACTTCCGGATACCGGGAAGCATGGCCACGTTCACCGACTGCTCGAACACCGCGTCGTCCATGGACCGGATGAGCTCGGCGTTTGCGTAGATGCGGGCCGGTACGCGCATTCCCTTGCGCGCGCTTTTCGGTATTTCGTAACAGTACTCAGAAATATTTTGGAGTTGTTCTGGTTTCATGGTAATCCGCCACGGGGCGCATTCCCGCCGTTTTCGATGGTCAGTCCTGTCACTTTAATGCCGGACCCCCAGGTCGGCCCCGCATCGCCCGCAGCGGCCGTCATCGAGCGCGATGATCCGCGTCGAATAGCCGTTGCGACCGATGACAATCCCGCCGCATGAGGGGCACAGGGTATCGCTACCGTTACGGCCGCCGGGGATGTTGCCGCAGTACACGAAATCGAGTTTCCGGCGGGCCTCCTCGCATACGTCCATGATGAACCCGACCCCGGTCGCAGGGGCGTCGTGCCGGCAATTGGGATAGTACCTCGATACGTGCCAGGGCATTTTTCGGTCTACCGAGGCGATCCAGTCCATGATGTCGCGCATTTCCTCGATGTCGTCGTTGATGCCGGTAACGATTAGCGTCGTAAGCTCGATGTGGCAGCGCCCGTGCGCGCCTGTTATGGCGTCGAGCACGGGCTGGAGCCTTCCCCTCTGGTACTTTTTATAGGTCTCGTCCCGGAAGGTCTTCAGGTCGATGTTCATGGCATCTACCAGGCCGAGAAGCTCGTCGAGCGGCCCGGGATTGATAAAGCCGTTGGTGACCAGCACGTTTTTAAGCCCGGCCTTACGGGCCTCCTTCGCGCAGTCCATCACGTACTCGAACCAGACGATGGGCTCGGAGTAGGTATAGGCGATGCCGACAGAACCTTGCCGCGCGGCGCTCCGCACGACCGCCGAAGGCTCGTAATACGACGTTGACGCCGCGGTGTTTTGTGAGATGTGCCAGTTCTGGCAGTAGGAGCATTTCATATTGCAGCCGACGGTGCCGATGGAGAGTATGGAGCTTCCGGGATGGAAATGATACAGGGGCTTCTTCTCGATCGGGTCCATGGCAATCGAGCTTACCCGGGCGTAGTTGTCCGAAAAGAGCGTTCCGCCGATGTTGGTGCGAACTCCACAAATACCGCTCTTTCCGTCCGTTAACGAGCAGTTGTGCGGGCAGAGCGCACACTCGAGCCTGCCATCCCGCCCTTTAGTATAATGCCGAGCTTCGGTGCGTTTCACGACCAACCACCTCCCTTACGCCGGATACGGCGCTTGCCGGCCTTAAAAGTCAAAAGGCGGCGATTATCAGTCGCCGCCCGGGGAACATGGAGGGGAAGGATGGCTATGCCGTCTCCAGCTTAACATCTTCATCCTTCCGGGCGGTCCCGGTGGGTGACTTGACCATCTCGCATTTTCCCTCGAAGACGACGCCGTCGGCTATTTTAAGCTTTGAAGTCCTGATATTGCCGTACAGCTTGCCGCTGGACTGTATTTCGAGCCGATCAAGGGCCTCGATGTTTCCATGGACCGTTCCGTGTATTATCACCGCACGGGCCTTTACGTTCGCCTTTACCACGGCGCCCTCTCCCACTACGAGAAAACCCTCCGATACGATCTCGCCCTCGAAATACCCGTTGATCTGGAGTGATTTCTTGAATACGAGGTCACCGATGAATTCCGTGTCCTTTGCGAACACGGTGCCGATCATCCCGTTTTCATAGACGGGGTTTGTGTTGACCTGGATGATCTTTTTCGTCATACCCTTCCTTCTTCTACTTCGTGGTCATAATGAAAACACCATCCCAGTCGGCGGGAGGAGGAACTTCCTTGTATTTCTTCGATCTGTCGAGATACAGCGCCGATGGACCGTCGTTCGGATCGAACTGCAATGCCTTCTCGAAGGCCCTGATGGCTTCGTCCCACTTGCGCTGCTTGTACGCCGCAAGCCCGGCGTTATAATGGTTCAGGACTTCCCGCTTCTCCCTGGTTATCATGCGCCCTCCCTCCGGGTTCCGTAAACAACGCACCGGGCGGCCCCATGGCACGCGCCGTCCCGATAATGATCGCAGGCTCAGTAATTTCTTTCAACCAAAAATTTCGAAAGGTCCAGAATAATATCCCGGCAGGGCGATGATGGAAACGCGCCCATCGATTCAACGAGTTTACGGTTGTAGCCCAGGGCTACATCAATCGAATACTCCACCGCTCCCGCCTCCCGTATCCGCCTCTTAACATACTCCCATCCCTCGGGAGTCGGGTTCTTCGCATATTCCGTCAGCTTCGACCTTTCACCCCCGTCCACGTTTTCCAGAAGGTGCAGAAAGGGCAGCGTCACCTTGCCTTCAAGGAAGTCGTTTCCCCCGTCCTTGCCGGTCGTGGCGCTGTCGTCAATTACGTCCAGCGCGTCATCGACGATTTGGAAGGCGAATCCCAGGTTTAAGCCCGCGATATATAGAATATCGCTCTCATCATCGGAGAGACCTCCTTTCACTCCTCCCATCTTCATGCAGGCCGCCATAAAACGCGCGGTTTTAAGCTCGATAATGGTGAAATAATGGCGCTTGTCGATGCGGTCTATCCCGGAGTATTCGAGCTGATAGAGCTCGCCCTTCACCATGTCGCTTGTGGCCGCCACCAGGACCGGGAACATGCTTCGCGCTCCCTCGCCCACCGCAACCCGTAGCGCCGTGGTGTACATGTAATCCCCCACCAGCACGGCCACCCTGCTTCCCCACTTCCGGGAAACCGTCGGCACGCCGCGGCGGAGCAGCGACTGGTCGATGATATCGTCGTGAATAAGACTCGCACAATGGACAATTTCGGCGGCGGCCGCCAGACCGATGGCATCGTCCGAGGGCTCGGCCTTCAATCCGGAACTGAGGATCACCAGAGAGGCCCGAATCTTCTTTCCCCCCCCCTCGAAAAGATACATCGCGCTTTCGTCGATGAGCGGCACGCCCGTCGACAACTTTTCCCTGATCTGATCATCGACCTTTTTTAGGTAGGGTTCGATTGGCTCAAGAATCCGCGTAAGATCGGATTTAAGTCGCTTCTGCATATCCCCGGCCGGAACAATTAATCAAAGGCATTCATGCACTCCCGCTGAGATTCGAATATCTCGAATACCCTGTCAAGCATTGTTGTTTGGAAAAGTTTGAGCAGGTTGTCATTGACAATGACGAGTTTGATGTCTCCGTCCTTGTCCTTTATCTTCCTCTTGACGGCCACGAGCACGCCAAGGGCCGAGCTGCATATGTGCTTAACATTTATCATGTCGATGCAGATGTTGTATTCGCCGCTTTTTATGCATTCCTGCAACGCCGTTTCAAGCTCTTCCGAGGCGTCCTGGTCTATTCTTCCGTCCAGGACAATTATTTCCGCACTCTCATGTGAAATCCGCTTCATGGGTGGATATCTCCTCTTTGATTAAAAAATGGCGCAGCCGGAGGGCCGGTGGCGGTCACTTATAATATACCACAGTCAGATGTTTTCAAGTTTTTTTATTCCCGCCCGCGCAACCGTAACCGAGATTACGTCAGCCGCACCGCACGAGATAAGCATTCTGGCGCACTCGTTGATGGTCGCCCCCGTGGTAAGCACGTCGTCCACCAGAAGCACCCTCTTCCCGGATGTTGCGGCCGGGTTAATCACACTGTACCGTCCCAGAACATTGAGATATCGGTCGCGCGAATGGAGCTTTCTTTGCGTTGCCGAGCGCGGGTTTTCCGCCAGAAGGGCGATATACGGCCGGCCAAGCCGTCGGGCGAGGAGTCGTGCCATCAGCTCGGACTGGTTGAAGCCCCTTTTCCATTTTTTATCCCGGTTCATCGGCACGGCGGTGACTATTTCCACCCCCGAGGCGGTTTCGGCCAGCGCGGCGTGCAAAAGCCCGGCAAGCGGCCGGTGAAGCCTCCGGCGGCCCATAAACTTCAGGGCATGCAGCGCCTTCTCAAGCGACCCCTCGTATTCGGCGACAGCTAT contains:
- a CDS encoding RtcB family protein, producing MKPEQLQNISEYCYEIPKSARKGMRVPARIYANAELIRSMDDAVFEQSVNVAMLPGIRKYALCMPDGHSGYGFPVGGVAAIDPEDGGVISPGGIGFDINCGIRLMATSLTLGEVREHIQPLVDRLFARVPSGVGAAGEIVLKGSKLDEAMVKGARWAVQNGYGDQEDLEYCEENGCMDGADPQAVSQKARERGKNQTGTLGSGNHFLEIQVAKKAGIHDEKTARAFGVDRDDQILVMIHSGSRATGHQIATDYLQRFLSVQQRYGISLPDRELACAPLHSDEGQAYFGAMNCAINIAFLNRQLIMHRVREVFADHFNKSPRELGLRLIYDVCHNTAKLENHEMEGKTLKLLVHRKGATRAFAPGMKGVPERYMPYGQPVIVGGSMETGSYLCTGTAPARESFYSTVHGSGRLMSRTQARRRFNGRDLQRSLSERGIHIRTASFSGLAEEAGGAYKDIDAVVGAAFGAGLCAPVARLVPLGSVKG
- the amrS gene encoding AmmeMemoRadiSam system radical SAM enzyme, with the protein product MKRTEARHYTKGRDGRLECALCPHNCSLTDGKSGICGVRTNIGGTLFSDNYARVSSIAMDPIEKKPLYHFHPGSSILSIGTVGCNMKCSYCQNWHISQNTAASTSYYEPSAVVRSAARQGSVGIAYTYSEPIVWFEYVMDCAKEARKAGLKNVLVTNGFINPGPLDELLGLVDAMNIDLKTFRDETYKKYQRGRLQPVLDAITGAHGRCHIELTTLIVTGINDDIEEMRDIMDWIASVDRKMPWHVSRYYPNCRHDAPATGVGFIMDVCEEARRKLDFVYCGNIPGGRNGSDTLCPSCGGIVIGRNGYSTRIIALDDGRCGRCGADLGVRH
- a CDS encoding polymer-forming cytoskeletal protein is translated as MTKKIIQVNTNPVYENGMIGTVFAKDTEFIGDLVFKKSLQINGYFEGEIVSEGFLVVGEGAVVKANVKARAVIIHGTVHGNIEALDRLEIQSSGKLYGNIRTSKLKIADGVVFEGKCEMVKSPTGTARKDEDVKLETA
- a CDS encoding tetratricopeptide repeat protein: MITREKREVLNHYNAGLAAYKQRKWDEAIRAFEKALQFDPNDGPSALYLDRSKKYKEVPPPADWDGVFIMTTK
- a CDS encoding polyprenyl synthetase family protein, with the protein product MQKRLKSDLTRILEPIEPYLKKVDDQIREKLSTGVPLIDESAMYLFEGGGKKIRASLVILSSGLKAEPSDDAIGLAAAAEIVHCASLIHDDIIDQSLLRRGVPTVSRKWGSRVAVLVGDYMYTTALRVAVGEGARSMFPVLVAATSDMVKGELYQLEYSGIDRIDKRHYFTIIELKTARFMAACMKMGGVKGGLSDDESDILYIAGLNLGFAFQIVDDALDVIDDSATTGKDGGNDFLEGKVTLPFLHLLENVDGGERSKLTEYAKNPTPEGWEYVKRRIREAGAVEYSIDVALGYNRKLVESMGAFPSSPCRDIILDLSKFLVERNY
- a CDS encoding STAS domain-containing protein, which gives rise to MKRISHESAEIIVLDGRIDQDASEELETALQECIKSGEYNICIDMINVKHICSSALGVLVAVKRKIKDKDGDIKLVIVNDNLLKLFQTTMLDRVFEIFESQRECMNAFD
- a CDS encoding ComF family protein; its protein translation is MRRRALSLLGEIFPAAVDVLFPSHCVACGAVVPYSAHLLCACCRGRIEPVRDRCPRCSGILAGDGCTLCGNRRFYPSRHIAVAEYEGSLEKALHALKFMGRRRLHRPLAGLLHAALAETASGVEIVTAVPMNRDKKWKRGFNQSELMARLLARRLGRPYIALLAENPRSATQRKLHSRDRYLNVLGRYSVINPAATSGKRVLLVDDVLTTGATINECARMLISCGAADVISVTVARAGIKKLENI